From the Solea solea chromosome 7, fSolSol10.1, whole genome shotgun sequence genome, the window tgcttttattttgaaaagcctgacgtatggacgcacATATCTGCGTCTGGGGTTGTGTTCGAcaatatattcactgcactacaccacagtagtatagtataatagtattcattatttgatattttaatagagttggttagtaattgtgtttattgtgtgtttgtatgctgtcaaatttacaccaaaacaataaaatgtactgcttttttagataaaagagatcaaattaaattcaaattaattcaaatttggcccGGCCCTCAACAatagtttttgtttctcatttggccccttggggaaaataattgcccacccctggtTTAACccaatgttgctgtttttctgtctgtggtgACATCACACTTCTCATCACCTTCTTGTGTGGAGTGCAGAAATGAGTACTCATTTTTTGTCAGTGATTTTGTGGAATCGGATTGTGTGCAATTaaactgtgatttcttttttcaactGACGCAAATTGTTATGCTTTATTGTTTATAATTTATAACCAAACATAAATCCATATGCTGGATATCATATCATCCTTACCATGAATATACAATACTTGAGTAGCACTAGTCATCTATTGCAGACTTGAAACAGACTTTCAAGTCACTTTGGAGCCCTTGCTTGGCTCAAATGCCAGACCAATATTAACCCTGGTCTTATCTCTCTCCTTGTGTGAATCCTTGCGAGCCAGCTTTCTTTGGAAGTCAGTCTGGAAAGTCACCTTCAACTGGATCATTTCACCTACGCTGTGCCTCGAGCAGACGGCTCGTTACTCGCCATGATGATTGCTCTGAACCGATTACCTCCACATACACATCATATGCAGAACATCCTGAACTTTGAGCTTTCAGAAAATCTAGAGGTCACGGGTCAGGAATATGACGTGaataagatgtgtgtgtgtgtgtgcgtgtatacaggctattatttaattattcattcaagTAATTGTTTAGTTTAAGATAGAAGTAGATATTTTGGTTGCCCAGTCTTCATATATCAGCAgagaatcacaacaacaacaacaacaacaacaacagaacaatcTCACCACATGTAGTAGCAGTGATAGTGATTGGCTCTGTTGCTAAAGAaggacatgtttttgtaaattgtaaatctGAACGACAATAACACTATGTTGTATTCAGATTAAAGAATGGGAGTTTAGCAAGTTTAGAATTATAGTTTTGCAGGATTTTAGTCAAGGTTGGAGTTGAATCAGAGATGTGTGGTTCAGTTTCAGCCTGAGAAGAGCTTTATTCATCATAAAACTAAAAAGCTTGGGAAGTTTCTGAGCTGCTTTTAAAATATGTGCTAATGAGTGgatttgacagtgtttttatAATGAACGCACCTTTTCACATCAATAATATGCTcttgtttgtaatttgtttttgtttttatcacaaaACCACATATTAATTTGTAATGCAAATATATAACTCAAAATGAAGGCTGTGTGAGGGATCCAAGAGATTTAATTGCAGTAAATAAGTacacattatgttttattttacacacactaTCAACACGTTGTGTTCAAAACAAATCTGTGGCATTAAATGAGAGTGTTATGAGAGCCATGAGAAGATGCAATGTGTGTCtaaagtgtgtttgtctttattaCTTCTTATCTGCTAGACAGATTAAACAGCTATCAAGAACACATTGTAATAATGACAAGTCAGGAATGTGTCTAGGGTACATGGAGCTGGGGCACGtatcaaagacacacaaacatgtttaaatgaggACTCGGTCTCCTACTGTGCTAACTGGGAGCAATATCCTTCACTTATGATGGAGCTACATCTTGCTGGTAGCATAAATGGtagcatatcgccacctagtgatCATAGCAACATCTaaatttctctcttttttgtgtcattaagACTTTTTCTTgtgatttagtcttagtttagtttagttagaCTGCTGAtaaaggtgcacacacacacacacacacacacacacacagaaagaaagaaagaaagcggCTGTACATAGGGGCTGACTACATATCCCGTGATGCTTTGCTGCGAAGGTGAAAGGTCGTGTCGTGGCTTGGCGAGGAACAACAATCATGGCGGCGCTGGGTACGGCACGGTGGCTGCTCCGGAGCTACTTGTGTGTGAAACATGTGCAGAAAAGCCATCGAGCGTCGGTCAAATGTGGCGTCAGGACACTTTGTAGTGGGACACAATGCAGCGGTATGTTTTTATGCTGTTAATCTCTCATATTACACGGAAACATTACGTGGCTGTGACGCTGACCTTGCTGCATGTTAGCTAGCCTCGGTAAAACCCCAATGAGTAGTTTAACGTTCAATAGCCAATTCACAAGAATACATACTGTGTAGAGAACGTTATACACTATTAACTTCACCATTGTAGTTGACTATCGGCATAGTAATTTTAAACTCACTGAatagtgtatgtgtatatatcgAATTCTGACAGGAAGTACAACCAAAGTAAGAAATCTTACTCTATTAAAccatgacagtgtgtgttttatctaCTAATACTGCAGTTTTTGTTGATGAAAGGTAAACGGATACCTGGTCAAGTCTGTGggagttttgtttgtgtcttctttttatttatatataacttGTGTAGCTCATCAtagttctattctattcatgtTTTCTCAGCAAACAatgaaacgattcatcgatgaGTCGGTTATTAATCGCTTACTAAATTAaccgacaactattttgataatcgattaatcggtttgaagcttttttcatgacaaaacaagacatttgagaacatcatcatttcaattgatgaacaccgatcaacattttttaaggttttatgataatttatggaccaagcgattaattgattaattgagaaaataatcaacatattaatcgattatgaaaataatcgttatttgCAGCTCTAGTATTAAATGGGCCACCAAGAGAAGAGGCTTCAAACTTGTAGCCCCTCAAttgataaatgtatttttattgtgaacttaATAttttgttccatatcaaaatacacacttttatttcatcacaaatatcattttaagatcatattGCCCACCTCTGTACTGATGATTTATCCCAAAAAGTGAGCCATTTTTCGCTGATCAAACAAGACGtgcagtggcccccaggtctgAGGATTGATACTGCTGACATAGATTATTGTGACCTATTGTGTGGGACTAACCACTTAATTGTGTACTTTTCTCCACAGCCCACTCAGACAGTGCAAAGCCTAAGTTTACAGATGCAGCTGTGCAGGACATCCTCACCAGGATTACAGGCTTGGACCTGCAGAAAGTCTTCAGACCCATTAAGCAAGAGCTGAAACCACCCACCTATAAACTCATGACTGATGAACAACTGGAGCAGGTGTGGTTTAAATCCTCATCAGTTGTACACACATGCAGCGGCAGTGTTTGTGTAAACCGctcacttgtgtttgtgtatttccagGCGGTTGCAGTAGCCACAGAGCAGGCTAAGAAGCTGCTGCAGATGCCCCCAGTCCTGCAGGAGAGGACGCCCATCAATGACGTGCTGTCTGAGGATAAGATCCTGGATGGCATGGACACGGCTAAATATGTCTTCACAGACATCACCTACAACATCCCACATAGGGTACATGGCACACAAGGTTGCACATTTATTCTGTGTGAAGGTTTGTAAGCTGCTGCCATATTGGAAAATTATTTGATAGGTGGCAGCacaaaaatgtgtatattttaagCCGTATTGTATTCTAGCACCCTGCCAGGTCCACATCACCTCATTGTCATGATGgaactttgttttttgtgtcatcGACTAACTGAGCAAATGCTGCATTGTGTAACTTTAAATATACTGCATTACATTTCCAGGGTTGCAGCCATACTGGTTTTTGGTCATGATTAcaactgaaacaattaatcgatgaatcgattattaaattaattgacggttagaagcttttttcatgattaaaacaagatttccgattggtTAAGCTTTGCtttttgctctggataacaaagaaatcattaaaagttaatcactttggtttgtggacaaaacaagacgtttgagaacgtcatcatttccaggtttgacgaacaccaatcaatatttattttaggttttctgacattttatggaccaaacgattaatcgaggaaataatcggcagattaattgattatgaaaatgatcgttagttgcagctctagtcatGATGGCACACAAATGATTGGATATGCTGCAAAAAGAGTTTTTGTCTCAGTCCCATGTGGATTTTGCGAGTGAAGTCTAGAAACTTATATCAGCCTTTTGCGTGTTATTTGCGTTGTGAAATAGCCCATTTCCATTTGtttatgttacacactgtatataaaaacactattatagcatagGGGCAGAGTGGAgggcagaatttatgtataaataactgatcctcaaatgacaatgacaatgtttCAAAGACAAGTGAAATGACTTGTGTTTTCAGGAGAGGTTCATTGTTGTGCGGGAGACCAACGGGACTCTTAGGAAGGCGACCTGGAAGGAGAGAGACCGGCTCGTTCAGGTTTACTTTCCCAAGGAGGGACGCAAACTCACAGCACCACTCATCTTTAAACAAGACAATCTTaaggtaaaacattttttaaagttttgtaGTACAAGTAGTTGTAGGTCAATAGAGGCTCTTTCCTCTACCTTCAGTGTTAATACAGCATTGGCTCAGGAATGGCTTTTTCTCAACTGCATGTGACTATAGCACATACGCTTGTCGCACATCGATGCACAAACGATACATCGTGCAGTCAGAGTATGAAATATTCCCTGAACAAAGAAACCTCAGTCACCTGTCTTTTCCACTCTGATGCTCAGTTTAATCTTCAGCTGTTGGTTTTGACCAAGTCTACATTCATAAATGCCCAGATCAGTtcatacattttcatatttaaaaacctttaaacattattattattattatcattttcatgtcaACAAAAATTGTCTCTGTTCTGCTGATGCCCCTAATTTAAATGCAGTGGAATCacagtgtatgtatgtatgcatgtatgtatttgtgtatacatatgtatatacatacatatatatgtaagtatatAGAGTTGCACGATACCCCGCGGTGCCAAATCGTAACGTTCCTACTATACTAGAAATTCTACATGACGGTACTACCGTGGATTACTATACTACCGGTGCCAGTTTTTGCTACATTGCAGCCGCCTCTACTCTCCTCCCGGCTTTTCACTGCATGCTCCTCCCttgtaaacaaacccacattgTAACTACTGCAACCGAACGCcacagctgctgaatgattGGCTGTTTGCTTGTTACTGGTGACGTCCTGGGATATGATAGGCTGTTTCCGCACGCTGGGTCCGCCTGTCTGTTAGCTGATTGGCTGTTCATGTGTTTCTGCCGGAAAGAACGAACTCCATGAAGACAGCTCCGCTTCGATAAGAAttagtttcaaaacaaacatcaagCTAAAGTTCTGTCTCGCCCAGACGAGCGCACGGCTTAGAGTCACAAACACGAGACAACACACTCAACATGGCAGAAGCACCAGGCCCGAGCGGCAAGTCTGCTGCGGCGTCAGTGGCACCGCTAActttgctcaaaaaaaaaaaaactccaaaagtcgcatttggaactattttggctttaaacaaGGCACAGACGGTAAAGCAATAGACGATGGCCGTCCACTGTGCAGGCTCTGCCACCAAGCTATAGGAGCCTAAGGAGGGAACACATCCTCCAACCTcataaaacacctgcagtgtcGTCACCCACATTTATATGTCAAgtaccaaataaataaaaataccagTGTTTGAGTTCAGTAAATATCTCATTTCTGTCTGTGTCAGATTGTATTTTCCCAAGACCGTCACGAGGATGTGTTGGACCTGTGTCTGGTCCAGTTTGATCCAGATTCTTCAGAATTCATCAGGGTAAGATGACATCAAGGTTCATGTTATTATTAGATCTGTACAATGCAACCATGAAATGTGTCATTCTCTTTGGGTGTAAAATGAAAGTAGACTCTGGAAGACTGTTGTGCAGTTTATTATCCCTCTTGTATTTAGGTACATACAACCACGTATGAGGATGTGGAGAAACACGGCAAATACGAGTTGCTGCACTCCACCAGACACTTTGGAGGCCTGGCCTGGTACCTGGTCACCGCTCGCAGGGTTGACGGGCTCATAGAGGACATGCTGAAGAGAGAACGGTGAGTTTGAGTATTAAGTATGAATGTTTTATGCTTGGGGTGGCTTGAAAACATCAATTTTCCGATTCATATCGATTTTTATTTGGAAGATACAATATTGATTCATAAAACCCtttaatcaatattttaatatatgccATCTCCTGTTTCTGGCATGTAAATCTCAAGTTAACTAGTTAAACTAACAGCTGATTCCACAGATGTGTTCATTACTTTTCTATCTATGGTTTAGAAGCAGAaatacttaaacacacacaactttgCTGATGTTTTGGTATAATCAGGCTTCCCactggtccttgaaatccttgaaaattAGTGAATTAGAAAagaagtttttgaaaatcgccctaaatagacatgggtcattgaaagtgcttgaattttgtgcaagaaagaagtaaaGTTGATAAATAGGTAAATATCTTGTTTGTTACAGCATCACCTACTGTTTCATACGCGCTGCATTGTTTGATTTAAGTCGTAATTAGTGGTGATTGCAGGACAGATATTTTGAACTTGAGCAGGAATAGAATTAGAATTAACATCGTAAATTAAcaattttattcatattcaacCACTTTGGGTAAACATTATTAAGAATGTTATTGTCATGTGAACAATAATCTTAATAATGCACCGGACTAGAGAGATCTAAATTGTATATATTATTAGCAGCATTAGTTTAGTGAAAACCTCTTCTATAATCAAGCAAAACTGGCATGGAAACTGAAATATCTCTAATTTAATTGATATCAAATAGAAAATGAAATCCAATCGGGGCCTTGTGAAGCAGAATCTAATTGATTCTGGAAATCAGCAGTGATACCCATCCTTTGTTAATGCTAGTCTGAATGTCTGTCTTAACCCtgtcccacactagaggataagaTTTCGGTCCCGAACTGACCCGACAATCGTGGGTGCCTTCCGATTTTCGGCTGATTTGAACAGGCCAAATCATCCTGTAGTGGGAGGAGTTAACTGGCACGATTTTCATCAGACGCATCAGTCTCCCCCAGTCTTTACCCGTACATTCACAGACCTGAACCAACATGGCTGACACCCAGTCGCTCATCTGTTTCGGTGGtgtcatgttgcagctgaatgtccctcaccctccctcctccagttgtgttggagaacctattaGGGGTGTGCGATACTGATTAAAATCAATAtcctaatattttttttttttccgataATGATAATTGGCGATATTTTGCAATCCTCAaacatgtgttttgtaaaaGCATAGAAGACCTGTTCCTGTACCAGCTTCTCTGAGATGGGAATGATAATattcacaaaaaacaacttgttttaaaaccaggtcttatttattaacttaaagctcaaattaacgctgcgtttgtgtgtgtatctgtgtcattacctcgtttatgaaaccctaaagtttcagaacaaacagttcagccactgctgagaaaataggcttttattgttttcctgggctctgcgaagcggatcggcacttccgtatgttgatgatgtcatcagtatacctcaccactcctctcaccaccgtccCGCCTCCTGGTGCCTTTAAACTTACTTtataaaacattgcacaacGAGCAATAAAAACTATCATGAgagcattttaaatgtaaacaatactCATCATATTTGAAGTACAATGCATTTCATATTCTTTATATTCTGTGCGATGGTTCATCCACAGATGACAGAGCAACAACCGCTTTGTCTTTTGAGCGACATCAGTGTCTTGATTGGTTCTTGAAAAATGATTTCGACACACTTGATATTGTGATTTCACACATCGTTCAAATAACAATTAAGATTCTATCGTAGACAATATATATCGCACACCCCTGGAACCTATGCaaccttcagttagcatcaactCAAAACAGCTCCAGGTTATCCATTGTGGGCGATTGCAAAAACATGGTGGAccaaaatgaggaaatgaggaaaaaaaacctacacAAACGCTTTTAACaggagaaacctcaggaagagagTCTGAGCTTGCACTGGTTGA encodes:
- the mrps22 gene encoding 28S ribosomal protein S22, mitochondrial, with the translated sequence MAALGTARWLLRSYLCVKHVQKSHRASVKCGVRTLCSGTQCSAHSDSAKPKFTDAAVQDILTRITGLDLQKVFRPIKQELKPPTYKLMTDEQLEQAVAVATEQAKKLLQMPPVLQERTPINDVLSEDKILDGMDTAKYVFTDITYNIPHRERFIVVRETNGTLRKATWKERDRLVQVYFPKEGRKLTAPLIFKQDNLKIVFSQDRHEDVLDLCLVQFDPDSSEFIRVHTTTYEDVEKHGKYELLHSTRHFGGLAWYLVTARRVDGLIEDMLKRERLQDAVSLVSLFHMVHPHSESAQEAASQQATGTELLKIYAQKESQRSGYIELVLQAHEQTAAEGSAARLTCS